A stretch of the Streptomyces sp. NBC_00078 genome encodes the following:
- a CDS encoding IclR family transcriptional regulator — protein sequence MGGHEGPTLITSVQRAFRLLEAVSAHENGAPAKQLARETGLPLATAYHLLRTLVHDGYLRKLGDGGFILGDKLQTFQTMGRGQALLSRVRPTLAALRDELATAAYLTFYEDGEIRVAEIVDSPRAPRVDLWVGFEDAGHATALGKSVLRELDGDARKDYLSRHHLADLTPRTITSLPALLRLLDSSPVAPAVMDMEEYTLGTVCVAVPVYSGDTLGSLGVSLPTDRVSRLPEIRDRLISTASRVTRSLSLTI from the coding sequence ATGGGTGGGCACGAGGGCCCAACGCTGATCACGTCCGTCCAGCGGGCCTTCCGGCTGCTGGAGGCGGTGAGCGCGCACGAGAACGGCGCGCCGGCGAAACAGCTGGCACGGGAGACCGGGCTGCCCCTGGCCACCGCCTATCACCTGCTGCGGACACTCGTCCACGACGGATATCTGCGGAAGCTGGGCGACGGCGGGTTCATCCTCGGGGACAAGCTGCAGACGTTCCAGACCATGGGCCGCGGGCAGGCGCTGCTCAGCAGGGTCCGCCCGACTCTCGCCGCCCTGCGGGACGAGCTGGCCACCGCCGCCTACCTGACCTTCTATGAGGACGGCGAGATCCGGGTCGCCGAGATCGTGGACAGTCCCCGGGCGCCCCGCGTCGACCTGTGGGTGGGTTTCGAGGACGCGGGGCACGCCACGGCGCTGGGCAAGTCCGTGCTGCGGGAGCTGGACGGCGACGCCCGCAAGGACTATCTCTCCCGGCACCACCTCGCCGACCTCACCCCTCGGACGATCACCAGCCTGCCGGCACTGCTCCGGCTACTGGACTCCTCACCCGTGGCTCCGGCCGTGATGGACATGGAGGAGTACACCCTGGGCACGGTCTGTGTCGCCGTACCCGTCTACAGCGGGGACACGCTGGGCTCGCTCGGGGTCTCCCTGCCCACGGATCGCGTCTCCCGGCTGCCGGAGATCAGGGACCGCCTGATCTCCACCGCGAGCCGCGTGACCAGGAGCCTTTCGCTCACTATCTGA
- a CDS encoding helix-turn-helix domain-containing protein yields the protein MPRPAVLEALCLHGGNKACAAATLGIARATLYRMPRSYRI from the coding sequence ATGCCGCGCCCCGCCGTCCTGGAGGCCCTGTGCCTCCACGGCGGCAACAAGGCCTGCGCGGCGGCGACCCTGGGCATCGCCCGCGCCACGCTGTACCGGATGCCGCGGAGCTATCGCATCTGA
- a CDS encoding glutamate-cysteine ligase family protein, with the protein MGRDVPALVFTREDRRQYREKMHTCLDVLAQMLRESGFESERPQVGLEIELNLVDGDGLPAMRNTDVLQAIADPAWSSELGRFNLEINLPPRQLTAGGPGSWEQAIRDALNHAEERAAAVGAHLIMIGILPTLGESHVGESALSGDPRYRLLNEQIFAARGEDLRIRVDGVERLSMYADAITPEAACTSTQFHLQVAPKEFADYWNAAQAVAGVQIALAANSPFLFGRELWRETRIPLFEQATDTRPQEIKAQGVRPRVWFGERWITSVFDLFEENVRYFPALLPLCDEEDPQEALDGGGVPQLGELTLHNGTIYRWNRPVYAVTDSGPHLRIENRVLPAGPTVADIIANGAFYYGLTRALVDEDRPVWSRMSFSVAEENLHAAARDGIEARLYWPGSGEVPVTELVLRRLLPLAHRGLELAGLDATWREPMLGIIEQRCVTARNGALWQAETVHHLEKTGAGDRHEALRRMTTTYMDYMHLNAPAHTWPVD; encoded by the coding sequence ATGGGACGAGACGTACCGGCCCTGGTCTTCACGCGGGAGGACCGCCGTCAGTACCGGGAGAAGATGCACACCTGCCTCGACGTGCTCGCGCAGATGCTGCGCGAGTCGGGCTTCGAGAGTGAGCGCCCCCAGGTCGGGCTGGAGATCGAGCTCAACCTGGTGGACGGTGACGGGCTGCCCGCGATGCGGAACACCGATGTGCTGCAGGCGATCGCCGACCCCGCCTGGTCGAGCGAGCTGGGCCGCTTCAACCTGGAGATCAACCTCCCGCCCCGGCAGCTCACGGCGGGCGGCCCCGGCTCCTGGGAGCAGGCGATCCGCGACGCCCTCAACCACGCCGAGGAACGCGCCGCTGCCGTGGGCGCACACCTGATCATGATCGGGATTCTGCCGACCCTGGGGGAGTCGCACGTGGGCGAGTCCGCCCTGTCCGGCGATCCGCGCTATCGACTGCTCAACGAGCAGATCTTCGCGGCACGGGGCGAGGACCTGCGGATCCGGGTGGACGGCGTGGAGCGGCTGTCGATGTACGCCGACGCCATCACCCCGGAGGCCGCCTGCACGAGCACCCAGTTCCATCTGCAGGTCGCCCCCAAGGAGTTCGCGGACTACTGGAACGCGGCGCAGGCCGTCGCGGGTGTGCAGATCGCCCTGGCGGCCAACTCGCCCTTCCTTTTCGGCAGGGAGCTGTGGCGCGAGACCCGTATCCCCCTGTTCGAGCAGGCCACCGACACCCGGCCCCAGGAGATCAAGGCTCAGGGAGTACGGCCCCGGGTGTGGTTCGGGGAGCGGTGGATCACCAGCGTCTTCGACCTCTTCGAGGAGAACGTCCGCTACTTCCCGGCGCTTTTGCCCCTGTGTGACGAAGAGGACCCGCAGGAGGCGCTGGACGGCGGCGGCGTTCCGCAACTGGGCGAACTGACGCTCCACAACGGCACGATCTACCGGTGGAACCGGCCCGTCTACGCCGTCACCGACAGCGGCCCGCATCTGCGCATCGAGAACCGCGTCCTGCCCGCAGGCCCCACCGTGGCCGACATCATCGCCAACGGCGCCTTCTACTACGGCCTGACCCGCGCCCTCGTCGACGAGGACCGCCCGGTGTGGTCACGGATGTCCTTCTCGGTCGCCGAGGAGAACCTGCACGCCGCGGCCCGCGACGGCATCGAAGCCCGCCTGTACTGGCCCGGCAGCGGCGAAGTGCCGGTCACGGAGCTGGTGTTGCGGCGTCTGCTGCCCCTGGCCCACCGGGGCCTCGAACTGGCAGGCCTGGACGCCACATGGCGCGAACCCATGCTCGGCATCATCGAGCAGCGCTGTGTCACCGCCCGCAACGGCGCCCTGTGGCAGGCGGAGACGGTCCACCACCTGGAGAAGACCGGCGCCGGCGACCGCCATGAGGCGCTGCGACGGATGACCACGACGTACATGGACTACATGCACCTGAACGCGCCCGCGCACACATGGCCCGTGGACTGA
- a CDS encoding cupin domain-containing protein produces the protein MSRPQSEFHRPEAPWRRPPGSPDGVWEQVLAEDPDSEDATVLQRYEPETDTSAQGPVRHDFFEEVYVVEGSLTDLRLGETFTAGMYAYRHPGMEHGPWTSTEGVLMLVRRGRP, from the coding sequence ATGAGCAGACCGCAGTCCGAGTTCCACCGTCCCGAAGCCCCCTGGCGCCGGCCGCCCGGGTCGCCCGACGGCGTCTGGGAACAGGTGCTGGCGGAGGATCCGGACAGCGAGGACGCGACCGTGCTCCAGCGGTACGAGCCGGAGACGGACACCAGCGCGCAAGGGCCCGTCCGTCACGACTTCTTCGAGGAGGTGTACGTCGTCGAGGGTTCCCTGACCGACCTGCGCCTGGGCGAGACGTTCACCGCGGGGATGTACGCCTACCGGCATCCGGGAATGGAGCACGGTCCGTGGACGAGCACGGAGGGCGTACTGATGCTCGTCAGGCGAGGGCGCCCCTGA
- a CDS encoding LacI family DNA-binding transcriptional regulator produces the protein MDAIPVRPARIQDVAAAAGVSVSTVSNVLNRPERVNARTAERVRDAVAALDYVPHPGAAGLRTGHTSSIGLVLPDVTNSFYARIARGAADAAYDHGYALVLCHSGDQPEREQGYFSMLVEQRSVGVVVVPLSADPTRLSRLRERGIPLVLADRAIPAQDGCSVSVDDIAGGRAAVQHLLDCGARDILVVNGERAIRQCADRYQGARQAVRSRREARLGQVVAEEMTVAYGTDIARELGDLPDGVFCTNDFLAAGLCRGLAERGVKVPEDVQVVGYGDLDIASFVGTTLTTVRQPVEDLGRAAVEMLLDEVEARAEHTHEARVFAPGLVLRDSTLSLSAD, from the coding sequence GTGGACGCCATTCCGGTTCGCCCCGCCCGCATCCAGGACGTCGCAGCCGCCGCCGGGGTCTCGGTGTCCACGGTGTCGAACGTGCTGAACCGCCCGGAGCGAGTCAACGCCCGCACCGCCGAGCGGGTCCGCGACGCGGTGGCGGCACTCGACTACGTCCCGCATCCGGGCGCCGCCGGACTGCGCACGGGACACACCTCCTCCATCGGCCTGGTCCTGCCCGACGTGACCAACTCCTTCTACGCGCGCATCGCCCGCGGGGCCGCCGACGCGGCGTACGACCACGGCTATGCGCTGGTGCTCTGCCACAGCGGGGACCAACCGGAGCGTGAGCAGGGCTACTTCAGCATGCTGGTCGAACAGCGGTCCGTCGGCGTCGTGGTCGTCCCGCTCAGCGCCGACCCCACCCGGCTGTCACGGCTGCGCGAGCGGGGCATCCCGCTGGTTCTGGCGGACCGTGCGATACCGGCCCAGGACGGCTGTTCCGTCTCCGTCGACGACATCGCCGGCGGCCGTGCCGCCGTGCAGCACCTCCTGGACTGCGGGGCGCGCGACATCCTGGTGGTGAACGGGGAGCGCGCGATACGGCAGTGCGCGGACCGGTACCAGGGCGCCCGGCAGGCCGTGCGCAGCCGACGTGAGGCGCGGCTGGGGCAGGTGGTCGCCGAGGAGATGACGGTGGCGTACGGCACGGACATCGCCCGTGAACTCGGCGATCTGCCCGACGGGGTGTTCTGCACCAACGACTTCCTCGCCGCCGGGCTGTGCCGCGGGCTGGCCGAGCGGGGCGTGAAGGTTCCCGAGGACGTACAGGTGGTCGGGTACGGCGACCTCGACATCGCGAGTTTCGTGGGGACGACCCTGACGACGGTCCGGCAGCCCGTCGAGGATCTCGGCAGGGCGGCCGTGGAGATGCTGCTCGACGAGGTGGAGGCCCGCGCCGAACACACCCATGAGGCAAGGGTGTTCGCGCCCGGCCTGGTCCTGCGGGACTCCACCCTGTCACTTTCCGCCGACTGA